A single window of Dehalococcoidia bacterium DNA harbors:
- a CDS encoding bifunctional 5,10-methylene-tetrahydrofolate dehydrogenase/5,10-methylene-tetrahydrofolate cyclohydrolase — LLRTDNDPAGKHVVIVGRSNIVGKPLAALLLQKQPGANATVTVCHTATRDLAAHTRQADILVVAAGSVNAVTAAMVKPGAVVIDVGNNRVPDSTRRSGFRMVGDVDFEAVKEVASWITPVPGGVGPMTVTMLLANTVAAAERLAEGPASRDRGD; from the coding sequence CCTGCTGCGCACCGATAACGACCCCGCCGGCAAGCACGTCGTCATAGTCGGCCGCTCGAACATCGTCGGAAAGCCGCTCGCGGCCCTCCTCCTCCAGAAGCAGCCGGGCGCGAACGCGACCGTCACCGTCTGCCATACGGCAACCCGGGACCTGGCGGCCCACACGCGCCAGGCCGACATCCTCGTCGTCGCCGCCGGCAGTGTCAACGCCGTCACGGCCGCCATGGTCAAGCCCGGCGCAGTCGTCATCGACGTCGGAAACAACCGGGTGCCGGACTCCACACGTCGCAGCGGCTTTCGCATGGTTGGCGACGTCGACTTCGAAGCCGTGAAGGAAGTCGCCTCCTGGATAACGCCCGTGCCCGGTGGCGTCGGCCCAATGACGGTGACGATGCTGCTCGCGAACACCGTCGCCGCGGCCGAGCGTCTCGCCGAAGGACCAGCCAGCAGAGATCGGGGCGACTAG
- a CDS encoding FmdB family zinc ribbon protein, with translation MPTYEYRCADCDNRYETREGFDAPSTHPCPRCGGRAKRVLFAPPIVFKGSGFYVTDSRKNGDSATVGGYDGKDGSSPSSSSEPAAASTSAED, from the coding sequence GTGCCGACCTACGAGTACCGCTGCGCAGACTGCGACAACCGCTATGAGACGCGCGAGGGCTTCGACGCGCCCTCGACCCACCCCTGCCCCCGTTGTGGCGGCCGGGCCAAGCGTGTCCTGTTCGCGCCGCCAATCGTCTTCAAAGGCAGCGGCTTCTACGTCACGGACAGCCGCAAGAACGGCGATTCCGCCACCGTAGGCGGCTATGACGGCAAGGATGGTTCCTCACCCAGCAGCAGCAGCGAACCTGCGGCAGCTTCAACCAGCGCCGAGGACTAG
- the dtd gene encoding D-aminoacyl-tRNA deacylase, translating into MRVVLQRVTSAAVRVGGETVGAIGPGLVAFVGVAEGDAAADARRLATKTAELRIFSDAEGRFNLSLLEAGGEALVISQFTLHADTRRGRRPSFAAAARPEIAEPLVEAYASALEACGVRVARGRFGAHMSVDVFNDGPVTIILDSEDLDRPRRSKA; encoded by the coding sequence GTGCGGGTAGTCCTCCAGCGCGTGACGAGCGCCGCCGTCCGCGTTGGCGGCGAGACAGTCGGCGCTATCGGCCCTGGCCTCGTCGCCTTCGTCGGCGTCGCCGAAGGTGACGCTGCCGCCGATGCCCGACGCCTGGCAACGAAGACCGCGGAGCTGCGCATCTTTTCCGACGCGGAGGGCCGCTTCAACCTGTCCTTGCTTGAGGCCGGCGGCGAGGCCCTCGTCATTTCGCAGTTCACCCTGCACGCCGACACGCGCCGCGGCCGCCGGCCGAGCTTCGCCGCGGCCGCCCGTCCCGAGATCGCCGAGCCGCTGGTCGAGGCCTACGCCAGCGCCCTCGAGGCCTGTGGCGTACGGGTCGCCCGCGGCCGCTTCGGCGCCCACATGAGCGTCGATGTCTTCAACGACGGCCCGGTGACCATCATCCTCGACAGCGAAGACCTCGATCGGCCGCGGCGCTCGAAAGCCTGA
- a CDS encoding AAA family ATPase, with product MADILILTGPPGSGKSAVAEALGERYDRVAHVEVEVLRRFITPTGFAKPHHPEREHQYRLGIRNACAIARNFIEERFGVIIDDIVPDASALELYLEGLKPAGVPVHFVRLMPSLEVCLERDRQRKEWRAPPGRVEKVYREMEAAGPFAGVTIDSSQQSVQETADSVQAATTSGASIVWPPHA from the coding sequence ATGGCCGACATCCTCATCCTCACCGGCCCGCCGGGCTCCGGCAAGTCCGCGGTCGCCGAGGCGCTCGGGGAGCGCTACGACCGCGTGGCGCACGTCGAGGTCGAGGTGCTGCGGCGCTTCATCACGCCGACCGGGTTCGCGAAGCCTCACCACCCGGAACGGGAGCACCAGTACCGGCTCGGCATCCGCAACGCCTGCGCCATCGCCCGCAACTTTATCGAGGAGCGCTTCGGCGTGATCATCGATGACATCGTGCCGGACGCGAGCGCGCTCGAACTCTATCTCGAGGGGCTGAAGCCTGCCGGGGTACCGGTGCACTTCGTGCGGCTGATGCCGTCGCTGGAGGTCTGCCTCGAGCGCGACCGCCAGCGAAAGGAGTGGCGGGCGCCGCCCGGCCGTGTCGAGAAGGTCTATCGCGAGATGGAGGCCGCTGGCCCTTTCGCCGGCGTCACAATCGACAGCAGCCAGCAGTCAGTGCAGGAGACGGCGGACAGCGTGCAGGCGGCGACAACCTCCGGCGCGAGCATAGTCTGGCCGCCGCACGCCTGA
- the nadC gene encoding carboxylating nicotinate-nucleotide diphosphorylase has product MRDRLDEIPFPDPGQVYDLVRAALVEDGAFRDVTTSAIVPPDQQGRGNFLAKESGVICGLTVATTAFTAVDPEIELRTRVVDGDWVHAGTEFASVVGPLGAILSAERVALNFLQRLSGIATTTRAFVQAVAGLPVRVLDTRKTTPGLRVLERYAVRMGGGFNHRFNLADGVLIKDNHIAAGRSRGLSIPDVIKRARDLSPHTLRVEIEVTTLEEAQQAIEGGADIVLLDNMPPPLMAQIVEMARGRCLFEASGGVTLENIREIAETGVDFVSSGSLTHSARALDISLEVMTAEL; this is encoded by the coding sequence ATGCGTGACAGGTTGGACGAGATACCATTCCCCGACCCCGGCCAGGTGTACGACCTCGTCCGGGCGGCCCTGGTCGAGGACGGGGCTTTCCGCGACGTCACTACCAGCGCGATCGTGCCGCCTGACCAGCAGGGGCGGGGCAACTTCCTGGCCAAGGAGAGCGGCGTTATCTGCGGCCTGACCGTCGCGACGACAGCCTTTACGGCAGTCGACCCTGAGATCGAGCTGCGGACGCGCGTGGTGGACGGAGACTGGGTGCACGCCGGGACGGAGTTCGCGTCCGTGGTGGGGCCTCTGGGGGCCATCCTGTCGGCCGAGCGCGTGGCGCTGAACTTCTTGCAGCGCCTCTCCGGCATCGCCACTACCACGCGGGCTTTCGTACAGGCGGTGGCGGGACTTCCGGTGCGCGTGCTCGACACGCGCAAGACGACGCCCGGCTTGCGCGTGCTGGAGCGTTACGCCGTACGCATGGGCGGCGGCTTCAACCACCGCTTCAACCTCGCGGACGGGGTCCTGATCAAAGACAACCATATCGCCGCGGGCCGCTCGCGCGGGCTGAGCATCCCCGATGTGATCAAGCGGGCGCGGGACCTCTCGCCTCATACGCTGCGGGTGGAGATCGAGGTCACGACCCTGGAGGAGGCTCAGCAGGCGATCGAGGGCGGAGCGGACATCGTGCTCCTGGACAACATGCCGCCGCCCTTGATGGCGCAGATAGTGGAGATGGCGCGCGGGCGCTGCCTCTTCGAGGCCTCGGGCGGCGTGACGCTGGAGAACATCCGCGAGATCGCGGAGACGGGTGTCGACTTCGTCTCCTCAGGCTCCCTTACTCACTCGGCGCGAGCGCTGGACATCAGCCTCGAGGTGATGACCGCCGAGCTCTGA
- the nadB gene encoding L-aspartate oxidase, which translates to MRFFDYVIVGSGIAGLYAALMARDHGSVLVLTKGSIDECNTKYAQGGIAAAVGPDDSAELHFEDTIEAGAGLVDEEAARILTSEAADRIADLVQFGVPFDTVDGEVALGREGAHSRPRILHAGGDSTGAHIELTLSEVARHSRVTILEHSLALEVVIRDGAARGIVALDTRANTTEEFEARHVVLATGGCGQLYKVSTNPPVATADGVALAYRAGAEVMDMEFIQFHPTALRLPGVPVFLISEAVRGEGGRLINSEGRRFMPDYDERAELAPRDIVARAIVSEMAKTGTDRVYLDITHLPAERTAARFPQIRRYCAQYGLDITREPIPVSPAAHYMMGGVRTNSWGETNVGNLYACGEVACTGVHGANRLASNSLLETVVFAKRVVERTLSGTATPTPPAADARPLPDASTEDLKAGIYRPGGEALPRIGAPARALPFAETPLSLAALQALMWDKVGIVRSGEGLAEAALTLAMWERSAPPPSDRPSHELRNLLTAGRLVTEGALIRQESRGAHYRVDFPHPDDAWRRHIIFRRDA; encoded by the coding sequence ATGCGCTTCTTCGACTACGTGATCGTAGGCTCTGGCATCGCCGGGCTCTACGCCGCCCTCATGGCCCGCGACCACGGCAGCGTGTTGGTGCTGACGAAGGGCAGCATCGACGAGTGCAACACCAAGTACGCGCAGGGCGGCATCGCCGCGGCGGTCGGTCCTGACGACAGCGCCGAGTTGCACTTCGAGGACACGATCGAGGCCGGCGCGGGGCTGGTGGATGAGGAGGCGGCGCGCATCCTGACCTCGGAGGCTGCGGACCGCATCGCCGACCTGGTGCAGTTCGGCGTCCCCTTCGACACCGTCGATGGCGAGGTCGCGCTGGGGCGTGAAGGTGCGCACAGCCGCCCGCGCATCCTCCACGCCGGGGGCGACTCGACCGGGGCGCACATCGAGCTGACGCTGAGCGAGGTCGCGCGCCATTCGCGCGTGACTATTCTCGAGCACAGCCTTGCCCTCGAGGTCGTGATACGAGATGGCGCCGCCCGGGGCATCGTGGCCCTGGACACGCGCGCGAACACCACGGAGGAGTTCGAGGCGCGCCATGTGGTGCTCGCGACCGGTGGCTGCGGGCAGCTGTACAAAGTCAGTACCAACCCGCCCGTCGCGACCGCCGACGGCGTGGCGCTCGCCTACCGCGCCGGCGCCGAGGTCATGGACATGGAGTTCATCCAGTTCCACCCTACCGCCCTGCGGCTGCCCGGCGTACCCGTCTTCCTGATCTCGGAGGCAGTGCGCGGCGAGGGTGGCCGCCTGATCAACAGCGAAGGCCGGCGTTTCATGCCCGACTACGACGAACGTGCCGAGCTCGCGCCAAGGGACATCGTGGCGCGGGCCATCGTCAGCGAGATGGCGAAGACGGGCACGGACCGGGTGTACCTGGACATCACACACCTGCCCGCCGAGCGCACGGCGGCGCGGTTTCCCCAGATCCGCCGCTATTGCGCGCAGTACGGCCTCGACATAACACGCGAGCCGATCCCTGTCTCGCCGGCGGCCCACTACATGATGGGTGGAGTGAGGACCAATTCCTGGGGCGAGACGAACGTGGGCAACCTCTATGCCTGCGGCGAGGTGGCCTGCACGGGCGTGCACGGCGCGAACCGGCTGGCCAGCAACTCGCTCCTGGAGACGGTGGTCTTCGCGAAGCGCGTGGTCGAGCGCACGCTCAGCGGGACCGCCACACCAACGCCTCCTGCCGCTGACGCCCGGCCGCTGCCGGACGCCTCCACGGAGGACCTGAAGGCCGGCATCTACCGCCCGGGAGGCGAGGCGCTGCCGCGTATCGGCGCGCCGGCGCGCGCTTTGCCCTTCGCCGAGACACCGCTTAGCCTTGCGGCGCTGCAGGCGCTCATGTGGGACAAGGTGGGGATCGTACGAAGCGGCGAAGGCCTCGCGGAAGCCGCCCTGACCCTGGCAATGTGGGAGCGCTCTGCGCCGCCACCATCGGACCGCCCTTCACACGAGCTGCGCAACCTCCTCACGGCGGGACGGCTGGTCACTGAGGGCGCGCTCATCCGCCAGGAGAGCCGGGGCGCGCACTATCGCGTCGACTTTCCCCACCCGGACGACGCCTGGAGGCGCCACATAATCTTCCGTCGCGATGCGTGA
- the fabF gene encoding beta-ketoacyl-ACP synthase II, giving the protein MPDFPRVVVTGVGIVSPLGLDTGSTWAAMLAGQSGLTRITHFDPTGFDVQIAAEVKGFDPDNYMDRRTARRSGRHTQLAVTAANEALAAAGLRIDDSNRDAIGVVLASSGTLFTIGEQDRVIEERGPQRVDPLTVPRVGQYSASARVGRLLEVRGPNSSVNSACASGGDAIGQALNMLRLGYAQCMLAGGSEAIITPVAIAALGNLGALSKTWNDEPQRGSRPFDAKRSGFVLGEGSAVLVLETEEFARARGAPIICELAGAAWSFDATDDAAPDVDGQALAMERALRDSRLDAEEIDYINAHGTSTQLNDKTETAAVKKVFGEQAYGIAMSSTKSMTGHLAAAAGALEAAVCVLTLRDQVIPPTINQEFPDPDCDLDYVPNKARKATVRAALSNSFGLGGQNSCLAFRRYA; this is encoded by the coding sequence ATGCCGGACTTCCCGCGGGTCGTAGTGACGGGCGTTGGCATCGTCTCCCCTCTCGGCCTGGATACCGGGTCGACATGGGCAGCGATGCTCGCTGGGCAGTCGGGCCTAACGCGCATCACGCACTTCGACCCCACCGGCTTCGACGTCCAGATCGCCGCGGAAGTGAAGGGCTTCGACCCCGACAACTACATGGACCGCCGCACGGCGCGCCGCTCCGGCCGCCACACGCAGCTGGCCGTGACCGCCGCGAACGAGGCGCTCGCCGCGGCAGGGTTAAGGATCGACGACTCGAACCGCGACGCCATAGGCGTAGTCCTCGCCAGCAGCGGCACTCTGTTCACGATCGGTGAGCAGGACAGGGTCATCGAGGAGCGCGGGCCCCAGAGGGTCGACCCGCTCACGGTGCCTCGGGTCGGGCAGTACAGCGCCTCCGCGCGCGTCGGCCGGCTGCTCGAGGTCCGCGGGCCGAACTCGAGTGTGAACAGCGCCTGCGCTTCCGGTGGCGACGCCATCGGCCAGGCCCTGAACATGCTGCGCCTCGGATACGCGCAGTGCATGCTCGCCGGAGGCTCCGAGGCGATCATCACGCCCGTGGCTATCGCGGCCCTCGGGAACCTCGGCGCGCTGAGCAAGACGTGGAACGACGAGCCCCAGCGGGGCTCGCGGCCCTTCGACGCCAAGCGCAGCGGCTTCGTGCTGGGCGAGGGCAGCGCCGTGTTGGTGCTCGAGACCGAGGAGTTCGCGCGGGCCAGGGGCGCGCCGATCATCTGCGAGCTTGCCGGCGCGGCCTGGTCCTTCGACGCAACCGATGACGCCGCGCCGGACGTCGACGGCCAGGCGCTGGCGATGGAGCGCGCGCTGAGGGACTCGCGGCTGGACGCGGAAGAGATCGACTACATCAACGCCCACGGCACATCGACCCAGCTCAACGACAAGACGGAGACGGCGGCCGTGAAGAAAGTGTTCGGCGAGCAGGCCTACGGCATCGCCATGAGCTCCACGAAGTCGATGACCGGCCACCTGGCCGCCGCCGCCGGCGCCCTCGAGGCGGCCGTCTGCGTCCTCACCCTGCGCGACCAGGTGATCCCGCCGACGATCAACCAGGAGTTCCCGGACCCTGACTGTGACCTCGACTACGTGCCGAACAAGGCGCGCAAGGCTACGGTGCGAGCCGCGCTCTCGAACTCGTTCGGCCTGGGGGGCCAGAACTCCTGCCTGGCCTTCCGCCGCTACGCCTGA
- a CDS encoding alpha/beta hydrolase: MGDTWVERDGVRLFVRDLGGDGPPLLMLHSTGFGHWMWQPHARELSRRFHVYAPDQRGHGDSDKVEGFAFDNLAADMEAVFAALGLDGVYAIGHSAGATTLAYHAALHPGRIRRLLMVEPVTPTGRGGHAAPAGMPGPNAMADRTRRRRASFASPQEMFESFRDRPPFDSWTEESLRLYCEQGTRPAEGGVVLKCPPELEARFYEAVAESDVSARFDAVRIPVRVLWGEHGHAGGVGLGGRTGTLVPGGEARTIPGTTHFIPMEKPEVVVAEALEFFGKDAN, translated from the coding sequence ATGGGTGACACCTGGGTCGAACGCGACGGCGTGCGGCTTTTCGTACGGGACCTTGGCGGCGATGGACCGCCGCTCCTCATGCTGCACTCCACGGGCTTCGGGCACTGGATGTGGCAGCCCCACGCGCGCGAGCTTTCGCGCCGGTTCCACGTCTACGCGCCGGACCAACGCGGGCACGGCGACAGCGACAAGGTCGAAGGCTTTGCTTTCGACAACCTGGCCGCGGACATGGAGGCGGTGTTCGCAGCGCTCGGCCTGGACGGTGTCTACGCCATCGGCCACTCCGCCGGCGCCACTACGCTCGCCTACCATGCCGCCCTGCATCCGGGACGGATCCGCCGTCTGCTAATGGTCGAGCCCGTGACGCCGACCGGGCGCGGGGGCCACGCGGCTCCGGCCGGCATGCCGGGGCCGAACGCCATGGCCGACCGGACGCGCAGGCGGCGCGCGTCGTTTGCCAGCCCTCAGGAGATGTTCGAGTCCTTCCGCGACAGGCCTCCCTTCGACAGCTGGACGGAGGAGAGCCTGCGCCTGTACTGCGAACAGGGCACCCGTCCCGCCGAGGGCGGTGTCGTGCTGAAGTGCCCGCCGGAGCTCGAGGCGCGCTTCTACGAGGCGGTGGCGGAGTCCGATGTGTCGGCCCGCTTCGACGCGGTGCGGATACCGGTGCGTGTCCTCTGGGGCGAGCACGGCCACGCCGGAGGCGTCGGGCTCGGTGGGCGGACTGGTACGCTGGTACCCGGCGGTGAAGCCCGTACAATTCCCGGGACGACGCACTTCATACCGATGGAGAAGCCTGAAGTCGTGGTAGCCGAGGCGCTGGAGTTCTTTGGAAAGGACGCGAACTGA
- a CDS encoding CoA transferase — translation MGFPLEGIRVLDMTIWQQGTYATAMLADLGADVIKIEGPDAPDPGRGLTADGRTPLGAYFHAHNRSKRAICIDLRKPEAQKVLHRLVETADIFVSNMRRRALRKLGADYETLARVNPRLIYGRASGYGPRGPDADLGSMDIMAQARGGIMSVTGDPDGWPKPIGVPAADHVGAMSMAFGLMVALYHRQVTGEGQEVDASLLGGQLCIQSFNITASLFNENRVPPRRPRAGNSPTWQVYKGSDGKYFVIGMNGQRWWPGICAALDKPEWLTDERFATVAARAQNAEALIAEFDAIFATKTADEWVALFSRADLMAARVNDYAEVARDPQNLENGYITTVEREDGPPVQMVGLPVIFSKTPGRIRSLAPELGQHTEEVLLEAGYTWDEIASLREIGAIGLPPT, via the coding sequence ATGGGGTTCCCGCTCGAGGGTATCCGCGTCCTCGACATGACGATCTGGCAGCAAGGCACCTACGCGACTGCGATGCTCGCAGACCTGGGCGCCGATGTAATCAAGATCGAGGGGCCGGACGCTCCTGACCCCGGCCGCGGCCTGACGGCTGACGGGCGGACGCCCCTTGGCGCCTACTTCCATGCCCATAACCGCAGTAAGCGCGCCATCTGCATCGACCTGCGGAAGCCGGAGGCTCAAAAGGTGCTGCACCGCCTGGTCGAGACGGCGGACATCTTTGTCAGCAACATGCGGCGGCGCGCCCTGCGCAAGCTCGGCGCCGACTACGAGACGCTCGCGAGGGTGAACCCGCGCCTCATCTACGGCCGCGCCTCCGGTTACGGCCCCAGGGGGCCAGACGCCGACCTCGGCTCCATGGACATCATGGCCCAGGCCCGCGGCGGCATCATGAGCGTCACCGGCGACCCTGACGGCTGGCCAAAGCCGATCGGCGTGCCGGCAGCGGACCACGTGGGCGCCATGAGCATGGCCTTCGGGCTAATGGTCGCGCTCTACCACCGCCAGGTCACGGGTGAAGGCCAGGAAGTCGATGCCTCGCTGCTCGGCGGGCAACTCTGCATCCAGTCCTTCAACATCACCGCCAGTCTGTTCAACGAAAACCGCGTCCCGCCTCGCCGCCCGCGCGCTGGCAACAGCCCCACATGGCAGGTCTACAAGGGCAGCGACGGCAAGTACTTCGTCATCGGCATGAACGGCCAGCGCTGGTGGCCAGGCATCTGCGCCGCGCTCGACAAGCCAGAGTGGCTCACTGACGAACGCTTCGCCACCGTCGCTGCCCGGGCTCAGAACGCCGAAGCGCTCATCGCCGAGTTCGACGCTATCTTCGCGACGAAGACCGCTGACGAGTGGGTGGCCCTCTTTTCGAGGGCAGACCTGATGGCCGCGCGCGTGAACGACTACGCGGAGGTCGCCCGAGACCCCCAGAACCTGGAGAACGGCTACATCACGACGGTGGAGCGGGAGGACGGGCCTCCCGTGCAAATGGTGGGCCTGCCCGTGATCTTCAGCAAGACGCCCGGGCGCATCCGCAGCCTGGCGCCCGAACTGGGGCAGCACACCGAGGAGGTGCTGCTCGAGGCCGGATATACCTGGGACGAGATCGCGAGTCTGCGCGAGATCGGGGCCATCGGCCTGCCACCGACCTGA
- a CDS encoding MFS transporter: MAQEVAVRDAAALPPDTAAQAKFKTFHSLRYRDYRFLWLGQVGAAASLWMEQLARPLLMLSLTDSAFLVGLVTATRMVPMLLVGIWAGVIADRADKRQILLVTKSVTLLTHLTTAAVILTGVIEPWMVFVTTFIGGSAMAFDQPARQSLIPRLVPRESIANAVALNSAAMNVMRIAGASAAGLVLAVFDYGELYLLQSLIYVGVLASLFQINFRRSEQDSTRRQQTSALADLREGFAAVRRDSVILYVLGLSLILFVWGFPYQTVFVPLIAKRALELGDAGAGLLVALTGAGALLGSLTIATAGDTLGRRGLVMLGQIALFSLGLLLFSRAEVLLLVVPALLLTGAMQTSFMSLNNAFVLGRTPPELQGRIMSLFSLDRGLIPLGATVGGLLAEALGPQDALTIMASICLACTLLVAAFVPTIRRIH, from the coding sequence ATGGCTCAAGAAGTGGCGGTAAGAGACGCCGCCGCACTCCCACCGGATACCGCTGCTCAGGCAAAGTTCAAGACCTTCCACTCCCTTCGTTACAGGGACTATCGCTTTCTCTGGCTCGGCCAGGTCGGCGCGGCAGCCTCGCTGTGGATGGAGCAGCTTGCGCGGCCGCTGCTCATGCTCTCCTTGACGGACTCGGCCTTCCTCGTCGGCCTGGTCACCGCGACGCGCATGGTGCCGATGCTGCTGGTCGGCATCTGGGCTGGAGTGATCGCGGACCGCGCTGACAAACGCCAGATCCTGCTCGTGACGAAGTCGGTCACGCTTCTGACGCACCTCACCACGGCCGCGGTCATCCTGACTGGCGTCATCGAGCCCTGGATGGTATTCGTGACGACCTTCATCGGCGGCTCCGCGATGGCCTTCGACCAACCGGCCCGCCAATCGCTGATACCGCGCCTCGTGCCGCGCGAGAGCATCGCCAACGCTGTCGCCCTGAACTCGGCGGCGATGAACGTCATGCGCATCGCCGGCGCTTCCGCCGCCGGCCTGGTCCTGGCGGTATTCGACTACGGGGAACTCTATCTGCTCCAGTCGCTGATCTACGTCGGCGTCCTGGCTTCACTCTTCCAGATCAACTTCCGGCGCAGTGAGCAGGATTCGACGCGGAGGCAGCAGACTTCCGCCCTCGCGGACCTCCGCGAGGGCTTCGCCGCGGTCAGGCGTGACAGCGTCATCCTCTACGTCCTGGGTTTGAGCCTGATCCTCTTCGTGTGGGGCTTTCCGTATCAGACGGTGTTCGTGCCGCTGATCGCAAAACGCGCGCTGGAGCTCGGCGATGCCGGCGCAGGGCTGCTCGTCGCGCTGACCGGCGCCGGCGCCCTCCTCGGCTCGCTGACTATCGCCACCGCCGGCGACACGTTGGGGCGGCGCGGCCTCGTGATGCTCGGGCAGATCGCGCTCTTCAGCCTTGGCCTGCTGCTGTTCTCGCGGGCAGAGGTCCTACTGCTCGTGGTACCGGCCCTGCTCCTGACCGGGGCCATGCAGACGTCCTTCATGTCCCTGAACAATGCCTTCGTCCTCGGAAGGACGCCGCCCGAGCTGCAGGGCAGGATCATGAGCCTCTTCAGCCTGGACCGAGGGCTCATCCCGCTCGGCGCCACGGTTGGCGGGCTGCTGGCCGAGGCGCTCGGGCCGCAGGACGCGCTCACGATCATGGCCTCGATCTGCCTCGCCTGCACCCTCCTGGTAGCAGCCTTCGTGCCGACGATCCGCCGCATACACTAG
- a CDS encoding ester cyclase has protein sequence METAAKTTALGVAERYFAAWNARDPQAVAAAFAEGGVYCDPVVPQGVSGPGVAGYAGGLIQAFPDLSFEIVSAAATGEHTVAAQWVMRGTNTGPLMGQPPTGATIALPGADFITVADGKVRAVQGYFDQRLLVEQLGLQAIVLPYKMGPATFGYAVHVQGPRKTRPGAYSVTAVQVRDDREKQQVIDYTRRIWPEMMALPGFISTINAVIGNRMFTITAWEDAESSKALVKGGTHKEAMGLVFDGNFAEGGMNSVWTADRLDSHWSRCGQCGRRNYTGRGAVCQCGAEVPQDFPYF, from the coding sequence ATGGAGACAGCTGCAAAGACGACGGCGCTGGGAGTGGCGGAGCGGTACTTCGCAGCCTGGAACGCGCGGGACCCGCAAGCCGTGGCGGCGGCCTTCGCCGAGGGCGGCGTCTACTGCGACCCGGTGGTGCCGCAGGGCGTGTCGGGGCCCGGGGTGGCGGGATATGCCGGCGGGCTAATCCAGGCGTTCCCGGACTTGAGCTTCGAGATCGTGAGCGCCGCGGCAACGGGCGAGCACACGGTCGCGGCGCAGTGGGTCATGCGGGGGACCAACACGGGCCCGCTGATGGGGCAACCACCGACGGGCGCGACCATCGCGCTCCCGGGCGCCGACTTCATCACGGTGGCGGATGGGAAGGTGCGCGCCGTCCAGGGCTATTTCGACCAGAGGCTCCTGGTGGAGCAGCTGGGCCTTCAGGCGATCGTCTTGCCTTACAAGATGGGGCCAGCGACCTTCGGCTATGCCGTCCACGTGCAGGGCCCGAGAAAGACCAGGCCGGGCGCCTACAGCGTAACCGCAGTCCAGGTGCGTGACGACCGCGAGAAGCAGCAGGTAATCGACTACACGCGCCGCATCTGGCCGGAGATGATGGCGCTCCCGGGCTTCATAAGCACGATCAACGCAGTTATTGGCAACCGCATGTTCACGATCACGGCCTGGGAGGATGCCGAGAGCTCGAAGGCGCTGGTCAAGGGCGGCACCCACAAAGAAGCCATGGGCCTGGTCTTCGACGGCAACTTCGCCGAAGGCGGCATGAACAGCGTCTGGACGGCTGACCGCCTCGACAGCCACTGGTCGCGCTGCGGGCAATGCGGCAGGCGGAACTACACCGGCAGGGGCGCCGTCTGTCAGTGCGGCGCCGAGGTCCCGCAGGACTTCCCGTACTTCTAG